The Novosphingobium aromaticivorans DSM 12444 genome segment CTGGCGGTTGGTCTCGAGCATGACCCACGCAAGCCGCCGCCGCGCATCGGCCCTTGCCCCCGCCTCGGCCATCGTCGCCTCGATCCGCGCGCGGGTTTCGCCGGGAAGGTACTGCCAGACGATCGAGTGGAAGAATACGCGGGTCGTGTCGTCTTCCTGCGGCGCGGCCAGCCGCTGCGCCACGAAATCCCCCGCGTCCATTTGCACCACGTCGGGCGCGCGCTGCGCCGCGAGCGCGATCGCCGCATCGATCCGCGCGATCCGCTCGCTTACCTCGGCCCAGACATAGGACTTGAGGCGCAAGGCCTGCTCCGGATCGGCAAGGTCCACTGGCGCACGATCGCATCCACAGATGCCGGTTATCTCGACCGGCGCCTGGGGAGGCGGGGGCCCGCGCCACTCGGGCACGATCCGCATCGGCGAATCCTCCGGCCCCGCAACGGTCCCGCCAAGGTCGAAGAAGAACCGCTCCATCATGGTATTCACGCCCGCGCTCGCGCCCAGCTCGTTCAGTTCGAAGCGCGACCCCACCTTGCCCGACAGCCACAGCAGCGCCGCCATGATCGAGGCCGAACGCCCTGCCTCGTTGGTCTGCGGCGGCCCGTCGAGCCACGGCAGCAGGTCCGCGTCATGGGCGCGCGTCACCGCCACGACCAGCGCGTCGACCTCCTCCTGGTCGGTCACTTCGCCGCGATAGACCGGCGCCAGACGCGCGTCCTTGCCGGTAAGCACGAGATTGTGGTGCCCGCCCGCCAGCCGCAGCGGCAGGGCGTCCTCCAGCGGCTTGCCCGGCCACGAAGCGATTCGCCGCCCCACCTCGGTCGCCCCGTCCAGCAGCCGCAACTGGGCCCGCACGACCCGCCCG includes the following:
- a CDS encoding DUF2332 domain-containing protein; translated protein: MNPIMEIEEVAKAIEWQADHAANNGAPCTGRVVRAQLRLLDGATEVGRRIASWPGKPLEDALPLRLAGGHHNLVLTGKDARLAPVYRGEVTDQEEVDALVVAVTRAHDADLLPWLDGPPQTNEAGRSASIMAALLWLSGKVGSRFELNELGASAGVNTMMERFFFDLGGTVAGPEDSPMRIVPEWRGPPPPQAPVEITGICGCDRAPVDLADPEQALRLKSYVWAEVSERIARIDAAIALAAQRAPDVVQMDAGDFVAQRLAAPQEDDTTRVFFHSIVWQYLPGETRARIEATMAEAGARADARRRLAWVMLETNRQTFRHELTVRHWPGGGEPAVLGTAHAHGAWVEWFGKD